A window of the Enterobacteriaceae bacterium 4M9 genome harbors these coding sequences:
- a CDS encoding flavin reductase family protein → MTTKRYYYEPANGHGLPHDPLNAIIGPRPIGWISSQDGEGRRNLAPYSFFNCFNYHPPIIGFASSGWKDSVRNIVQTGEFVWNLTTRALAEKMNESSATLPHGEDEFLVAGLTPAASRRVNVARVAESPVNFECRLSQHLQLSAADGTPVDTWLVLGEVVAVHIDETLLEEGIYQTAKAQPVLRAGGPSAYYTIDEAQRFDLIRPDARRSAG, encoded by the coding sequence ATGACAACGAAACGCTATTATTATGAACCTGCCAACGGACACGGCCTGCCGCATGACCCGTTAAATGCCATTATTGGCCCACGCCCGATAGGCTGGATCTCCTCGCAGGACGGTGAAGGACGACGCAATCTTGCACCGTACAGTTTCTTCAACTGTTTTAACTATCACCCGCCGATTATTGGTTTTGCCAGCAGTGGCTGGAAGGACAGCGTGCGTAATATTGTGCAAACCGGTGAGTTTGTGTGGAACCTGACCACGCGCGCGCTCGCTGAAAAGATGAATGAAAGCTCTGCCACCCTGCCCCACGGCGAAGATGAATTTCTCGTTGCAGGCCTGACGCCTGCCGCAAGCCGTCGCGTGAATGTCGCAAGAGTCGCTGAAAGCCCGGTTAACTTCGAATGTCGCCTCTCGCAGCATCTTCAACTTAGCGCTGCAGACGGCACACCAGTTGATACCTGGCTGGTACTGGGTGAAGTCGTGGCGGTACATATCGATGAAACGCTGCTGGAGGAGGGAATTTATCAGACGGCAAAAGCACAACCGGTGCTGCGTGCAGGAGGACCGAGCGCCTACTACACCATTGATGAAGCCCAACGTTTTGATTTGATTCGCCCCGATGCACGCCGTTCAGCAGGTTAA
- a CDS encoding DUF1471 domain-containing protein produces the protein MKKYLIFSAAIAFISLSSATFAAQSLSAGETGQLRPAGTVSASGATNLDDLEAKLAEKAREEGAKGYVVDAAGGNNLMYGTATIYK, from the coding sequence ATGAAAAAATATCTCATCTTTTCTGCTGCTATCGCTTTCATCAGCCTGTCATCGGCAACGTTTGCCGCACAGTCTCTGTCAGCGGGCGAAACAGGGCAGTTGCGCCCGGCAGGCACGGTTTCTGCCAGTGGCGCGACGAACCTGGACGACCTTGAGGCAAAACTGGCTGAAAAAGCGCGTGAGGAAGGTGCAAAAGGATATGTGGTTGATGCCGCCGGGGGGAATAACCTGATGTACGGCACGGCCACCATTTATAAATAA
- a CDS encoding DUF1471 domain-containing protein has translation MKTTKLTIAALIMSTLSFGAFAAQEINSTTAAPQGEKIGVVSASGAYTLSELESELAAKADAAGASSFKITSASGYNLMHGTAEIYK, from the coding sequence ATGAAAACCACCAAACTGACTATTGCAGCACTGATCATGTCTACTCTGTCCTTTGGCGCTTTTGCCGCCCAGGAAATCAACAGCACCACGGCCGCACCGCAAGGTGAAAAAATTGGTGTCGTTTCTGCCTCTGGTGCGTACACCCTGAGCGAACTGGAAAGTGAACTGGCTGCTAAAGCCGATGCCGCTGGCGCCAGCTCATTCAAAATTACTTCTGCATCTGGCTATAACCTGATGCACGGCACGGCTGAAATCTACAAATAA